The region GTGCTCGACGCCATCCGCGCCAGTGCCGGCGGAGACGAGGGCTCGCTCGTCGACGCCCTCGACTTCATCGCCCGCGCCCGCCCCGACCACGGGTGGCTCGCCGGCTTCACCGACGCCGCACGTGAGCGGCTGCGCGAAGCGGGCGCCGTGTTCGCCGGCCTCCGGCAGGCTGCGGGCATGCCGATCCCGGAGCTCGTGCGCCTCATCGAACTCGAGCTCCGCCTCGACATCGAGCTCGCCGCGAACGAGAGCCGGGGGCCGTCGCGCATCGCGTCGGCCCAGCTGCGGGCGTTCGTCGACGAGCTGCACGCGTTCCTGGCGGCCGACGAGACCGGATCGATCTCGAGCCTCCTCGCCTGGCTCGACCACGCCGAGCAGCTCGACGAGTTCGCTCCGCGAACCGAGCCGCCCGAAGACGACGTGGTCCAGCTGCTGACCATCCACGGATCCAAGGGCTTGGAGTGGGATGCGGTTGCGGTGGTGCGCCTGGTGAAGGACGAGCTGCCGAGCATGGCCCGTGACACGAAGGCGTGGCTCGGGTTCGGCATCCTGCCGTACGAATTCCGCGGCGATGCGGCATGGCTCCCCGCGCTGCGCTGGCGCCGCGACGCCTCGCCGACGCAGCAGGACCTGAAGGGCGCGATCGAGGAGTTCGTCGCCGCGAACCGCGCGCGGCAGCTCGATGAGGATCGACGGCTCGCGTACGTGGCGGTCACCCGGGCGCGCGATCATCTGCTGCTCACGGGAGCGAGCTGGTCGGGCACCCGTCGGCCGCGCGAGCGCAGCGTGTTCTACACCGAGATGGCCGACGCCCTCGGCATCGACGTGCCGGTCGACGACCCGGGCGAGGATCCCTACCTCGGTGAGCGACGGATGCTGTCGTGGCCGATCGACCCTCTCGGCGAACGGCGCTCCGCTGTCGAAGCGGCCGCGGCGGCGGTCGACGCCGCCCGGTCGGCGGCGCTCCCGGAGCCGGATCGCGATGTCGCTCTCCTCCTCGCCGAGCGCCGACAGGAGCTCGCGCCGCCGGTCGCCCCCACCCGCATCGCCGCGTCGCGGTACAAGGACTTCGTCGCGGACTACGCGGGCACCGTGAACGCGCTCGCGCGTCCGCTGCCCGAGCGGCCGTTCCGGCAGACCCGGCTGGGCACGCTGTTCCACGCGTGGGTCGAGGAACGGTCGGGCGGGGCGGGGATCGGCGGATCGCTCGACGACGCGCTGTGGGAGATCGACGACGAGGGCGCGACCGAGGCGTCGGCCGCCGACGAGTCCGCCCTCGCCGCGCTGCGAGAGACCTTCCTGCGGTCGGAGTGGGCGCAGCTGCGCCCCCTCGAGGTCGAGACCGAGATCGACTTCACGATCACGGGTCTCGACGACCGCCCGCACGTGGTGATCTGCAAGCTCGACGCCGTGTATCGACGAGACGACCGCGGCGGACGGATCGAGATCGTCGACTGGAAGACCGGCGCGGCGCCCCGCACGGCGGCGGAGCGCACGGAGCGGATGCTGCAGCTCGAGCTGTACCGGCAGGCCTACCACGCACGGCACGGTGTGCCGCTCGACGAGATCGACGTCGCGCTGTACTACGTCGCCCACGACCTGGTGCTGCGCGGCTGACGTTCCCGCGCGCCGGGCGCGAACCTGCTCGGTCCGCGTCGGTGGAGCCGGGTCTCAGCCCTCGGCGAGCCAGCGCCGCAGCGCTGCCTCGGACGCACGCTCCGGGTCGTCGTCGCCGCTCAGGTCGTCGCCGTGCACCGCGGTCTGCGGGTCCCTTCCGGCTCGACGGGCGTCCGCGAGATCGATGGGCGCTGCCGGGCGGTCGAGATCGAGGGGCGCCGTCGCGTTCGGGTCGGCGAAGTCCACAGCCCCGGCGGCGTCGGATGCGGTCGCCGCGGCGCGCGCGTCGCCTTCATCGTCGACCCACAGCGACAGCTCGTCGGGGTCGTACGCGTCGGTGTGCATCGAGGTGTCGGCGGCCGTCGCGGTGGGGCCCGGTGTGCGGTCGAGCAGGGCCAGCGCGTCGTCGACGCCCAGCGGGGCCGCCGAGGCGATGGCGGCGTCCGACACGCCGTGAGCGAGAGATTCGAGCAGCTCGACGGCGTCGCCGACGATGTCGTCGCGTCCGCTCTCGTGCCCGTGCAGCAGCCACTTCGCGAACTCGAGCTCGGCGTACAGCCGTGCACGGTCGCGGGCATAGGCGTCGGGAGCGCGGTCGCTGTGTGCGACGTACGCCGCATACACGTCGTCGGCGGCCTCGGGGGCGGACGCCAGCCACTGCAGATCGACAGCCGGGTCGCCGACCGACAGGCCGTGCCATTCGAGCAGGCCGGTGACGCCGGGCACGCCGTCTGCGTCTTCGAACAGGAAGGATGCGGCGCCGACGCCGCCGAGCACGACCGCCGACTCGAACCGCCACAGCGCATCGTCGTCGACTGCCTGCTGCCAACGGGCTGCGAGGGCGACGGGGAGGCGGTGCGTCGCTCCCGCACGGTCGATCACGCGCGCGGCATCCGAGCGCACCTGCTCAGGCGTGCGCACCGGGAGGCCTTCGCCGCGGACGATCGAGACCGGAAGGCTGTGCAGCGCGGCGAGGGCCGCGCCCAGCGAGGTCGCCGCGCCGCGGCCGGCGGGGAGGTGCTGCGCGTCGACGCGATAGCCAGGGAGGAAGTCGACCACGACCGCGGGGGCCGCTCCGACGCTCGCCTCGCCCAGCACCTCGGGGGCGCGGAAGGGCAGCAGGCCGCGTACGCCCGGGGTCAGGGCGCGGAGGGCGCGCACCTCTGCGGCGATCTCGGTCGCGGCCGAGGCGTCGACGGGCACACGCACCACGACCCGGCCGCCGTCGTCGAGATCGGCCAGCGCGGTGTCGAATCGGCCCGACAGCCCTTCGGACAGGGCGCGGGCGCCCACGACCCCCACCCGAGGCAGAGCCGATGTGACGGACGCGGCTAGAGTGAGGGGTGAGCGTGCCATGTGCCCAGGGTAGGTCGGGCGCGCGTGTGTGGCGCCACGCCACGCCCGGCTCCGTGAGGGCCGCGGCGCGGGTGGGCGCCCACCCAGGCAGGCGCTCGAGGAAGGTGGATCGTGACGTCATCCGACCGGCTCCCGGTTCCTCCGCTGAGCGTCGCCGGTTTCGATCGCGCCGGCGACGAGCGTGCCGTCGCCGGCCTCGTCGACGATCTCCGGGCCGATCCCCGCACGCGGGTGCTCGTGATCTGGGGCGATCGCGCCCCCCTGAGCGCCCCCGGCGCGCTGGAGTGGTCGTCGGCAGCCGACGCTCCCGCCGCCGCGGAGTGGGCGCTGCTCGGACGCTCCGCCGACGGTGCCGCGCTGCTCATCGCGGTGGTCGCCGCCGACGCGCCGGAGCCCGCTCCCGCTCCCGCCGGCTGGGCGGCGCTGCGCACGGTCGGCGGCGACCTCGCCGCCGACGAAGCCTCGGCGCTGGTCACCGCGGTCGCGCTCGGTCGCTGGCTGATCGACGCTCCGTTCTGCCCGGAGTGCGGAACGCGGACCGATCTCGGCGACGCCGGCTGGTCGCGCCGCTGCCCCCACTGCGCACGGCAGCATTT is a window of Microbacterium terrae DNA encoding:
- a CDS encoding phosphotransferase, with protein sequence MARSPLTLAASVTSALPRVGVVGARALSEGLSGRFDTALADLDDGGRVVVRVPVDASAATEIAAEVRALRALTPGVRGLLPFRAPEVLGEASVGAAPAVVVDFLPGYRVDAQHLPAGRGAATSLGAALAALHSLPVSIVRGEGLPVRTPEQVRSDAARVIDRAGATHRLPVALAARWQQAVDDDALWRFESAVVLGGVGAASFLFEDADGVPGVTGLLEWHGLSVGDPAVDLQWLASAPEAADDVYAAYVAHSDRAPDAYARDRARLYAELEFAKWLLHGHESGRDDIVGDAVELLESLAHGVSDAAIASAAPLGVDDALALLDRTPGPTATAADTSMHTDAYDPDELSLWVDDEGDARAAATASDAAGAVDFADPNATAPLDLDRPAAPIDLADARRAGRDPQTAVHGDDLSGDDDPERASEAALRRWLAEG
- the nudC gene encoding NAD(+) diphosphatase gives rise to the protein MTSSDRLPVPPLSVAGFDRAGDERAVAGLVDDLRADPRTRVLVIWGDRAPLSAPGALEWSSAADAPAAAEWALLGRSADGAALLIAVVAADAPEPAPAPAGWAALRTVGGDLAADEASALVTAVALGRWLIDAPFCPECGTRTDLGDAGWSRRCPHCARQHFPRTDPAVIVAVTSAADPDLLLLGSNALWGADRYSCFAGFVEAGESLEAAVVREVGEESGVAVGDVRYRGSQAWPYPRSLMLGFHATAIDDGAAQADGEEIVAVRWFTRDEIGAALDGRSDITLPGAASIARRLIADWWGGVA